In Streptomyces capitiformicae, one genomic interval encodes:
- a CDS encoding nucleobase:cation symporter-2 family protein: MVSPVESPTHPVDEVPPVRQLAAFGLQHVLAMYAGAVAVPLIVGGAMRLPPADLAYLITADLLICGIATLIQCVGVWRFGVRLPIMQGCTFAAVSPMVLIGTEGGGLPAIYGSVIVAGLAIMLLAPVFGRLLRFFPPLVTGTVILIIGLSLLPVAGNWAAGGVGAEDFGEPRNLALAAFVLLVVLGVQRFAPVFLSRIAVLIGIVVGLAVAVPFGFTDFGGVKEADWLGISTPFHFGAPTFEVSAIVSMLVVALVTMTETTGDLIAVGEMTDREVKPRSLADGLRADGFSTVLGGVFNTFPYTAYAQNVGLVGMTRVRSRWVVAAAGGILVLLGLLPKLGAVVAAIPAPVLGGAGLVMFGTVAASGLRTLARVDFQGNGNLTIVAVSVAVGMLPVGVPTAYEKFPDWFQTVMNSGISAGCLTAIVLNLLFNHLPAKAGSLPALTSAEAGAGEPTRPAPDSPRG, from the coding sequence ATGGTCTCGCCCGTGGAATCACCCACCCACCCCGTCGACGAAGTACCCCCCGTACGCCAACTGGCCGCCTTCGGTCTCCAACACGTCCTGGCCATGTACGCCGGCGCGGTCGCCGTCCCCCTGATCGTCGGCGGCGCGATGCGACTCCCACCCGCCGACCTCGCCTATCTGATCACCGCCGATCTCCTGATCTGCGGCATCGCGACGCTCATCCAGTGCGTCGGCGTATGGCGATTCGGCGTCCGGCTCCCGATCATGCAGGGCTGCACCTTCGCGGCCGTATCCCCGATGGTGCTGATCGGCACGGAGGGCGGCGGCCTCCCCGCGATCTACGGATCGGTGATCGTGGCCGGACTGGCGATCATGCTGCTGGCGCCGGTCTTCGGCAGACTGCTCCGCTTCTTCCCGCCCCTCGTCACCGGCACCGTCATCCTGATCATCGGCCTCTCCCTGCTGCCGGTGGCCGGAAACTGGGCGGCCGGCGGCGTGGGCGCCGAGGACTTCGGTGAGCCGAGGAATCTGGCACTCGCGGCCTTCGTCCTCCTGGTGGTGCTCGGAGTGCAGCGCTTCGCCCCGGTCTTCCTCAGCCGTATCGCGGTGCTGATCGGCATCGTCGTGGGGCTCGCGGTCGCGGTGCCGTTCGGTTTCACGGACTTCGGCGGGGTGAAGGAGGCCGACTGGCTGGGCATCAGCACGCCGTTCCACTTCGGGGCGCCCACGTTCGAGGTCTCGGCGATCGTGTCCATGCTCGTGGTAGCCCTGGTCACCATGACGGAGACGACCGGTGACCTGATCGCCGTCGGCGAGATGACCGACCGCGAGGTGAAGCCGCGCTCCCTCGCCGACGGGCTGCGCGCCGACGGGTTCTCCACGGTCCTCGGCGGTGTCTTCAACACCTTCCCGTACACGGCGTACGCGCAGAACGTGGGCCTGGTCGGCATGACCCGCGTCCGCAGCCGCTGGGTCGTCGCGGCGGCCGGCGGGATCCTCGTCCTGCTCGGGCTGCTGCCCAAGCTGGGCGCGGTGGTCGCGGCGATCCCGGCACCGGTGCTCGGCGGAGCAGGGCTGGTGATGTTCGGTACGGTCGCCGCGAGCGGACTGCGCACGCTGGCGCGGGTGGACTTCCAGGGCAACGGCAATCTGACGATCGTGGCCGTCTCGGTGGCCGTCGGCATGCTGCCGGTCGGGGTGCCGACGGCGTACGAGAAGTTCCCGGACTGGTTCCAGACGGTGATGAACAGCGGCATCAGCGCGGGCTGTCTGACGGCGATCGTGCTGAACCTGCTCTTCAACCACCTTCCGGCGAAGGCAGGTTCACTTCCGGCGCTCACGTCCGCCGAAGCAGGCGCAGGGGAACCGACTCGGCCAGCACCCGATAGCCCTCGGGGTTGA
- a CDS encoding WD40/YVTN/BNR-like repeat-containing protein: MTEVLLTVGTRKGLFIGRRRGGTGGVWEFDDHPYFNAQAVYAVAIDTRADTPRLLVGGDSTHWGPSVFHSDDLGRTWTEPPQPAVKFPKDTGASLERVWQLHPSAAEPDVVYAGTEPAALYRSEDRGETFELVRPLWEHPTRDKWSPGGGGEGLHTILTDRRDPRALTVAVSAAGVFRTEDGGASWSPSNSGVSAVFLPDPDPEFGQCVHKVARDAVTPDRLYLQNHWGVYRSDDAGAHWTDIGEGLPSTFGFAAVAHPRRGDTAYVFPINADSDRVPADHRCRVFRTADAGKSWEPLSAGLPTEDHYGTVLRDAMCTDGADPAGVYFGNRNGEVYASADDGDSWRQLAAHLPDVLCVRAAVIG, from the coding sequence ATGACCGAGGTACTGCTCACCGTAGGCACGCGCAAAGGACTGTTCATCGGGCGGCGGCGAGGCGGCACCGGGGGTGTTTGGGAGTTCGACGACCACCCCTACTTCAACGCGCAGGCCGTCTACGCGGTCGCCATCGACACCCGCGCGGACACACCCCGGCTGCTGGTCGGCGGCGACAGCACGCATTGGGGCCCTTCCGTGTTCCACTCAGACGACCTGGGCCGCACCTGGACCGAACCGCCGCAGCCCGCCGTCAAGTTCCCCAAGGACACCGGCGCCTCCCTGGAGCGGGTGTGGCAGCTGCACCCCTCGGCCGCCGAGCCGGACGTGGTGTACGCGGGCACGGAGCCGGCCGCGCTGTACCGCTCCGAGGACCGCGGCGAGACCTTCGAGCTGGTACGGCCGCTGTGGGAGCACCCGACCCGCGACAAGTGGTCCCCGGGCGGTGGCGGCGAGGGGCTGCACACCATCCTCACCGACCGGCGGGACCCGCGCGCGCTGACGGTCGCCGTCTCCGCCGCCGGGGTGTTCCGCACCGAGGACGGCGGCGCGAGCTGGTCGCCCTCCAACTCCGGCGTCTCCGCGGTGTTCCTGCCGGACCCCGACCCGGAGTTCGGGCAGTGCGTGCACAAGGTCGCCCGGGACGCGGTGACCCCGGACCGGCTGTACCTCCAGAACCACTGGGGTGTCTACCGCAGCGACGACGCGGGCGCGCACTGGACCGACATCGGCGAGGGCCTGCCCTCCACCTTCGGGTTCGCCGCGGTCGCCCATCCCCGGCGCGGGGACACCGCGTACGTGTTCCCGATCAACGCGGACTCCGACCGCGTCCCGGCCGACCACCGCTGCCGCGTCTTCCGCACCGCGGACGCGGGCAAGAGCTGGGAGCCGCTCTCGGCGGGGCTGCCGACGGAGGACCACTACGGCACGGTGCTGCGCGACGCGATGTGCACGGACGGCGCGGATCCGGCGGGGGTGTACTTCGGCAACCGCAACGGCGAGGTGTACGCGTCGGCCGACGACGGCGACAGCTGGCGGCAGTTGGCGGCGCATCTGCCGGACGTGCTGTGCGTGCGTGCGGCGGTGATCGGCTGA
- a CDS encoding SGNH/GDSL hydrolase family protein — translation MIAVCILALSLVVASSAVVALVGSPQRDAGAGDAAAAARHWVNTWSAMPQLTEPGNMPPAPFTGDRAVLVDTTLRQTVHVTTGGDRVRLRFSNAFGGTALPLTAVTVALPLGGQAGVGAIEPGTTRTVTFSGRQSTTVPVGAQVVSDPLDFTLAPGSTLTVTAYLAEGQASLALTSHPGSRTTSYLRHGDHTRAEDLPGATPTNHWYLLSDVEVLSRPATTAVAVLGDSLTDGRGSTTNGNNRWPDQLFGRLQEKPGTRNIAVVNQAAGGNRVLNDGLGPNALARLDRDILAHSAVEQLIVFEGINDIGTAEATPAAQERVTADLIAAYEQIVVRAHAQGIDVYGATLLPFDGNTLYDDTAGHREAARQAVNTWIRTSGRFDAVIDFDRAVRDPDHPSRLLPALHDGDWLHLNPEGYRVLAESVPLRLLRRT, via the coding sequence CTGATCGCCGTCTGTATCCTCGCTCTGAGCCTTGTGGTGGCCTCGTCCGCGGTGGTGGCCCTCGTCGGGAGCCCGCAGCGCGACGCCGGGGCCGGTGACGCGGCGGCGGCCGCCCGGCACTGGGTGAACACCTGGTCCGCGATGCCCCAGCTCACCGAGCCCGGGAACATGCCGCCCGCGCCGTTCACCGGTGACCGGGCCGTACTCGTCGACACCACGCTGCGGCAGACCGTGCATGTCACCACCGGTGGCGACCGCGTCCGGCTGCGCTTCTCCAACGCCTTCGGCGGCACCGCGCTGCCGCTGACCGCGGTGACCGTGGCGCTCCCGCTGGGCGGGCAGGCCGGGGTCGGGGCGATCGAGCCCGGCACCACCCGGACGGTGACGTTCAGCGGGCGGCAGTCCACGACTGTGCCCGTCGGCGCCCAAGTGGTCTCGGACCCCCTGGACTTCACCCTGGCACCAGGCTCCACCCTGACCGTGACGGCGTACCTCGCCGAGGGCCAGGCCTCCCTCGCCCTCACCTCGCACCCGGGCTCCCGCACCACCTCCTACCTCCGGCACGGCGACCACACCCGGGCCGAGGACCTCCCCGGCGCGACCCCCACCAACCACTGGTATCTGCTCAGCGATGTCGAGGTGCTCTCCCGGCCCGCCACGACCGCGGTCGCCGTCCTCGGCGACTCGCTCACCGATGGCCGGGGCTCCACCACCAACGGCAACAACCGCTGGCCCGACCAGCTCTTCGGCCGTCTCCAGGAGAAACCCGGCACCAGGAACATCGCGGTGGTGAACCAGGCGGCCGGCGGCAACCGCGTCCTCAACGACGGCCTGGGCCCGAACGCCCTCGCCCGACTGGACCGCGACATCCTCGCCCACAGCGCCGTCGAACAACTGATCGTCTTCGAGGGCATCAACGACATCGGCACGGCCGAGGCCACCCCCGCCGCCCAAGAGCGCGTCACCGCCGACCTCATCGCCGCCTACGAGCAGATCGTCGTCCGCGCGCACGCCCAGGGCATCGACGTCTACGGCGCGACCCTGCTGCCGTTCGACGGCAACACCCTCTACGACGACACGGCCGGGCATCGCGAGGCGGCACGGCAGGCGGTCAACACGTGGATCCGCACCAGCGGCCGCTTCGACGCCGTCATCGACTTCGACCGCGCGGTCCGCGACCCCGACCACCCGAGCCGCCTCCTTCCGGCCCTCCACGACGGCGACTGGCTGCACCTCAACCCCGAGGGCTATCGGGTGCTGGCCGAGTCGGTTCCCCTGCGCCTGCTTCGGCGGACGTGA
- a CDS encoding FAD-dependent oxidoreductase: protein MLRVAVIGSGPSGCYTAQTLVQQDPDVRVDVLDRLPCPYGLVRYGVAPDHEKIKSLQNNLRTVLEHERVRFLGGVPVGPDGVPVARLRELYHAVVYCVGAATDRRLGIPGEELRGSWSATEFVSWYSAHPDAVGCAFEGSALSARSAVVIGVGNVAVDVTRMLARGAPELSPTDMPQAALTSLAASEVTHIHMVGRRGPSQARFTTKELRELSTLPDTRVTVNPAELELDPAYGDPSALPAPQRRNVEVLRGWATAPPAEGRHRIRLRFFLRPVELLADGDRVCGVRLERTAPDGHGGVTGTGRYEEIEAQLVLRSVGYRGVPLEGLPFDNDHGTVPHLAGRVLRDGTAAPGEYVAGWIKRGPTGVIGTNRPCAKETVTSLLEDASELVRREVPDDPLAALSAEGCTPVEWSGWQAIERAEAALGASLGRGVVKLPDWESLMTAARDS from the coding sequence GTGCTGCGTGTCGCCGTCATCGGTTCGGGCCCGAGCGGGTGCTACACCGCCCAGACCCTCGTCCAGCAGGATCCCGACGTGCGCGTCGACGTCCTGGACCGGCTGCCGTGCCCCTACGGCCTGGTGCGTTACGGCGTGGCGCCGGACCACGAGAAGATCAAGTCGCTGCAGAACAATCTGCGCACCGTGCTGGAGCACGAACGCGTCCGCTTCCTCGGCGGCGTCCCGGTGGGCCCCGATGGCGTGCCGGTGGCGCGGCTGCGGGAGCTGTACCACGCGGTCGTGTACTGCGTGGGCGCCGCAACCGACCGCCGGCTGGGCATCCCGGGCGAGGAGCTGCGCGGCAGCTGGTCGGCGACCGAGTTCGTCTCCTGGTACAGCGCGCACCCGGACGCCGTGGGCTGTGCCTTCGAGGGGTCCGCCCTCAGCGCCCGGTCCGCGGTCGTGATCGGCGTCGGCAACGTCGCGGTGGACGTGACCCGCATGCTGGCGCGCGGCGCGCCCGAGCTGAGCCCCACCGACATGCCCCAGGCCGCCCTCACCTCGCTCGCCGCCAGCGAGGTCACCCACATCCACATGGTGGGCCGCCGCGGCCCCTCCCAGGCCCGCTTCACCACCAAGGAGCTCCGCGAGCTGAGCACCCTCCCGGACACCCGGGTCACCGTCAACCCGGCGGAGCTGGAGCTGGACCCGGCGTATGGGGACCCCTCCGCGCTCCCCGCCCCACAACGCCGCAACGTGGAGGTCCTGCGCGGCTGGGCCACCGCCCCGCCCGCCGAGGGCCGCCACCGCATCCGCCTGCGCTTCTTCCTCCGCCCCGTCGAACTCCTCGCCGACGGCGACCGCGTCTGCGGAGTCCGCCTGGAACGCACCGCACCGGACGGCCACGGCGGCGTCACCGGCACCGGCCGCTACGAGGAGATCGAGGCCCAGCTCGTCCTCCGCTCGGTCGGCTACCGCGGCGTACCACTCGAAGGCCTCCCCTTCGACAACGACCACGGCACGGTGCCGCACCTCGCCGGGCGTGTACTGCGCGACGGCACGGCAGCACCGGGCGAGTACGTGGCCGGCTGGATCAAGCGGGGCCCGACGGGAGTCATCGGCACCAACCGCCCGTGCGCGAAGGAAACGGTGACGTCACTGCTGGAGGACGCCTCCGAGCTCGTACGACGAGAGGTGCCGGACGATCCGCTGGCGGCGCTGAGTGCGGAGGGCTGCACACCGGTCGAGTGGTCGGGATGGCAGGCGATCGAGAGGGCAGAGGCAGCGCTGGGCGCGTCGCTGGGCAGGGGCGTGGTGAAACTCCCGGACTGGGAGTCACTGATGACCGCCGCCCGCGACTCCTAG
- a CDS encoding extracellular catalytic domain type 1 short-chain-length polyhydroxyalkanoate depolymerase, with translation MSVTPHTTTRRPLRTVLAALLGALVPLLVATFLTAPTAAAAPDAWATPAARAEAAPRAALTQITGFGENPSNLQMYLYVPDSVTANPAILVAVHYCTGSGPAMYNGTEYAQLADKYGYIVVYPSVTRSSKCFDVASPQALRRSGGSDPVGIKSMVDWTVRTYAADTDRIFVTGISSGAMMTNVLLGDYPDVFAAGAAFAGVPFACFATTNGSEWNSDCANGTITRTPQAWGDLVRGAYPGYTGARPRMQLWHGTADDVLRYPNFGEEIKQWTNVHGLSQTPAVTDSPQSNWTRTRYGGTGDRAPVEAISLQGTGHNVYAWGMGERVLTFFGLNSSGPAPQPPAGPCKVTVTPSAWNTGLTASVTITNTGTTAINGWRLAFTLPAGQTITNGWGATYSPTSGAVTATNVSYNAAIAPGASVGVGYQASHTGNSAIPTAYALNGTACTTA, from the coding sequence GTGTCCGTCACCCCCCACACCACCACGCGGAGACCGCTGCGTACCGTACTCGCCGCACTCCTCGGAGCGCTGGTGCCGCTCCTCGTGGCCACGTTCCTCACCGCGCCCACGGCCGCGGCGGCGCCGGACGCGTGGGCCACGCCCGCCGCGAGGGCCGAGGCCGCACCCCGGGCGGCGCTCACCCAGATCACCGGCTTCGGCGAGAACCCCAGCAATCTGCAGATGTACCTGTACGTACCGGACAGCGTCACCGCGAACCCGGCGATCCTCGTGGCCGTGCACTACTGCACCGGCTCCGGGCCCGCCATGTACAACGGCACCGAGTACGCCCAACTCGCCGACAAGTACGGCTACATCGTCGTGTACCCCTCCGTCACCCGTAGCAGCAAGTGCTTCGACGTCGCCTCTCCGCAGGCGCTGCGCCGCAGCGGCGGCAGCGACCCGGTGGGCATCAAGTCCATGGTCGACTGGACGGTCCGCACCTACGCCGCCGACACCGACCGGATCTTCGTCACCGGTATCTCCTCCGGCGCGATGATGACCAACGTCCTGCTCGGCGACTACCCCGACGTGTTCGCCGCCGGCGCCGCGTTCGCGGGTGTGCCCTTCGCCTGCTTCGCCACCACCAACGGCTCCGAGTGGAACAGCGACTGCGCGAACGGCACGATCACCCGCACCCCGCAGGCCTGGGGCGACCTCGTCCGGGGCGCCTACCCCGGCTACACCGGAGCCCGGCCGCGCATGCAGCTGTGGCACGGCACCGCGGACGACGTCCTGCGCTACCCCAACTTCGGCGAAGAGATCAAGCAGTGGACCAACGTGCACGGTCTGAGCCAGACACCGGCCGTCACCGACTCGCCCCAGTCCAACTGGACCCGTACCCGCTACGGCGGCACCGGTGACCGCGCCCCCGTCGAGGCCATCAGCCTCCAGGGCACCGGACACAACGTGTACGCCTGGGGCATGGGTGAGCGCGTCCTCACCTTCTTCGGCCTCAACAGCTCCGGTCCCGCGCCCCAACCCCCGGCGGGCCCCTGCAAGGTGACCGTCACCCCCAGCGCCTGGAACACGGGCCTCACCGCCTCGGTGACCATCACGAACACCGGTACGACGGCGATCAACGGGTGGCGGTTGGCGTTCACCCTGCCCGCCGGACAGACCATCACCAACGGCTGGGGCGCAACGTACAGCCCGACCAGCGGCGCTGTGACCGCGACCAACGTCTCGTACAACGCCGCGATCGCTCCCGGCGCGAGCGTCGGCGTCGGCTACCAGGCGAGCCACACCGGCAACAGCGCCATACCGACGGCGTACGCCCTCAACGGCACCGCCTGTACGACCGCTTGA
- a CDS encoding non-reducing end alpha-L-arabinofuranosidase family hydrolase codes for MPAPYPASRITRSNETVLVHAPRRVAGNPFIRFTQATFEAGQPAWTVDFSHGDLIRDGVDQTQKINPCRLGLLTQTSSSC; via the coding sequence ATGCCGGCGCCGTACCCGGCGTCCCGGATCACACGGTCGAATGAAACCGTCCTCGTTCACGCTCCTCGGCGAGTAGCCGGCAACCCCTTCATCCGCTTCACCCAGGCGACCTTCGAGGCCGGACAACCCGCCTGGACCGTGGACTTCAGCCACGGTGACCTGATCCGCGACGGCGTCGACCAGACCCAGAAGATCAACCCGTGCCGGCTGGGCCTGCTCACCCAGACCAGTTCCTCCTGCTGA
- a CDS encoding pectate lyase has product MTSAARPRARARAMTGTVATFGLSFGMIMTTGATPANAATWPTPTNSQPVSSTISVSGTRDGGMVRYYGSGNLAGDGQEEGQDPIFKLAAGATLKNVIIGAPGADGIHCEGNCTLQNVWWEDVGEDAATFRGGSTYTVTGGGAKKAADKVFQHNGPGTLNISNFAVSEFKTLYRSCGDCSTQYTRKVNLNNIEVTGTGSTARLVGINVNRGDVATLRRITILNDSGRKVIPCQKYNNNTAVGTGPDSTNCLYSTSDITYR; this is encoded by the coding sequence ATGACTTCTGCAGCACGTCCACGCGCGCGTGCACGCGCGATGACCGGGACGGTGGCCACCTTCGGCCTCTCGTTTGGCATGATCATGACCACCGGCGCCACTCCGGCGAACGCCGCCACCTGGCCGACGCCCACCAACAGCCAGCCGGTGAGCTCCACCATCTCGGTGTCCGGCACCAGGGACGGCGGCATGGTGCGCTACTACGGCAGCGGCAATCTGGCCGGTGACGGCCAGGAGGAGGGCCAGGACCCGATCTTCAAGCTCGCGGCCGGCGCGACCCTGAAGAACGTCATCATCGGCGCGCCCGGCGCCGACGGCATCCACTGTGAGGGCAACTGCACCCTGCAGAACGTGTGGTGGGAGGACGTCGGCGAGGACGCGGCGACCTTCCGCGGCGGCTCCACCTACACGGTGACCGGCGGCGGCGCGAAGAAGGCGGCGGACAAGGTCTTCCAGCACAACGGGCCGGGCACCCTGAACATCTCCAACTTCGCCGTCAGCGAGTTCAAGACGCTGTACCGCTCGTGCGGCGACTGCTCCACGCAGTACACGCGCAAGGTGAACCTCAACAACATCGAGGTGACGGGGACCGGCTCCACCGCACGGCTCGTCGGCATCAACGTCAACCGGGGCGACGTGGCGACGCTGCGCAGGATCACGATCCTCAACGACAGCGGCCGCAAGGTCATCCCGTGCCAGAAGTACAACAACAACACGGCGGTCGGCACGGGCCCCGACAGCACCAACTGCCTGTACTCCACGTCGGACATCACCTACAGGTGA
- a CDS encoding Rv1733c family protein, whose amino-acid sequence MVAFRGPKVWLWRWRRNPLKRRSDRLESWVVLAAWALTVCGGVIAGLLSAESVESGLARQRAEWHPTAALLTQDAPEPSATSGPGAEKVWAKVRWTAPDGSERQGQARVEPATLMGTQVTVWTDTEGRLVTKPASESQARLRAGLVGGLAGMCVAAVPYVGGRLVRGRLERRRMDQWDEEWALIGPLWARKTW is encoded by the coding sequence ATGGTGGCATTCCGTGGTCCGAAGGTGTGGTTGTGGCGATGGCGGCGCAACCCGCTCAAACGGCGCAGCGACCGGCTGGAGTCCTGGGTGGTGCTGGCCGCCTGGGCGCTGACCGTGTGCGGAGGGGTGATCGCCGGACTGCTGTCGGCGGAGTCCGTCGAGTCCGGTCTCGCCCGGCAGCGTGCGGAGTGGCACCCCACCGCCGCGCTCCTCACCCAGGACGCGCCCGAGCCGTCCGCCACCAGCGGACCGGGGGCCGAGAAGGTGTGGGCGAAGGTGCGCTGGACGGCACCGGACGGCTCCGAGCGCCAGGGCCAGGCCCGGGTCGAGCCCGCCACTCTGATGGGCACCCAGGTCACCGTCTGGACGGACACCGAGGGCCGCCTGGTCACCAAGCCCGCCAGTGAGTCCCAGGCCCGGCTGCGCGCAGGGCTCGTCGGCGGTCTGGCGGGCATGTGCGTCGCGGCCGTGCCCTACGTGGGCGGCAGACTCGTACGCGGCCGCCTGGAGCGGCGGCGGATGGACCAGTGGGACGAGGAGTGGGCCCTGATCGGCCCGCTGTGGGCGCGCAAGACCTGGTGA
- a CDS encoding hemolysin family protein translates to MSFPMALFVTVLLLIGSGFFVAAEFALVAAKRHRMEKAAAEGRRGAGAALAGMRELSLMLAGAQLGITVCTLGLGSVSKPAISHELDFLLHDLGLPSALSYGVAFAVAMIVVVFLHMVVGEMAPKSWAIAHPERSAMLLSPPFRGVVAAVRPLIWVLNKISNALVRLCRVTPRDELTSVHNREQLTHLVEESERLGLISKDDSELITNTLTEPQNPVGDRQIPVAEITSVPADADLDTILATAAEHDRSRLLVRDGPLVVGSVHARDALIARGRGRTATARELARPVPELAAEDTVGHAIEQLRQRRASLAVVCDDNGRLTGMVTLDDLLARLLHPQEA, encoded by the coding sequence ATGAGTTTCCCCATGGCACTCTTCGTCACCGTCCTGCTGCTGATCGGCAGCGGCTTCTTCGTGGCGGCCGAGTTCGCGCTGGTCGCCGCCAAACGGCACCGCATGGAGAAGGCGGCGGCCGAGGGCCGGCGGGGCGCGGGGGCGGCCCTCGCGGGCATGCGCGAGCTGTCGCTGATGCTGGCGGGGGCCCAGCTCGGCATCACGGTCTGCACCCTGGGCCTGGGCTCGGTCTCCAAGCCGGCGATTTCCCACGAACTCGACTTCCTGCTGCACGACCTGGGTCTGCCGAGCGCGCTGAGCTACGGCGTCGCGTTCGCCGTCGCGATGATCGTGGTCGTGTTCCTCCACATGGTGGTGGGCGAGATGGCCCCCAAGTCGTGGGCCATCGCCCACCCGGAGCGCTCCGCGATGCTGCTGTCCCCGCCCTTCCGGGGCGTGGTGGCGGCCGTGCGCCCGCTGATCTGGGTACTGAACAAGATCAGCAACGCCCTGGTACGGCTGTGCCGGGTCACTCCGCGCGACGAGCTGACATCCGTCCACAACCGCGAGCAGCTGACTCACCTCGTCGAGGAGTCCGAGCGGCTGGGCCTGATCAGCAAGGACGACTCCGAACTGATCACCAACACCCTCACTGAGCCCCAGAACCCGGTGGGTGACCGCCAGATCCCGGTCGCCGAGATCACCTCGGTACCGGCCGACGCCGACCTCGACACCATCCTCGCCACCGCGGCCGAACACGACCGGAGCCGACTGCTGGTCCGCGACGGCCCGCTGGTCGTCGGCTCGGTCCACGCGCGCGACGCGCTGATCGCCCGCGGACGCGGCCGTACCGCCACCGCACGGGAACTCGCCCGTCCGGTGCCGGAGCTGGCCGCGGAGGACACCGTCGGCCACGCCATCGAGCAGCTCCGCCAGCGCCGTGCCTCCCTCGCGGTCGTGTGCGACGACAACGGACGGCTCACCGGCATGGTCACGCTGGACGACCTGCTGGCCCGACTTCTGCACCCGCAGGAGGCGTGA
- a CDS encoding hemolysin family protein, whose protein sequence is MSAVEAWLGVLAVFVLTAGTGYFVAQEFAYVSADRLALAREAEAGDKKAARALKVLERLSFMLSGAQLGITVTGLVVGFIAEPSVSALLKPALSGIGIPDGAVSGISVVLAFVLATVVQMVLGELAPKNLAIAVPERLAKALAASTLAYLKVVGPVVHVFDGAANKLLRRVGIEPVEELHHGATLEELGHLIGESHEQGHLPRQTADLLDHALEFSDRTLHEVMVPRADTFFVRKDATAAEAIDLIAKHGHSNYPVLGDHPDDIAGVLGVRELMALPADRFTETRAGAVARRPLLLPDTLPLPDAVEQMRDQDDEFAVVLDEHGGVAGIVTYEDIAEELVGDIADELDTVTEIAVMDGEAWLVNAGRRLDEVAEATGVELPEEEDYDTVAGLIVDRLGRFPAIGDRLTVELPDGGCVRIDVRTLDRHVPERVRIERLVAEKTEEPA, encoded by the coding sequence ATGAGTGCCGTGGAAGCGTGGCTGGGCGTGCTGGCCGTGTTCGTGCTGACCGCCGGCACCGGCTACTTCGTCGCCCAGGAGTTCGCGTACGTCTCCGCCGACCGGCTCGCGCTCGCCCGTGAGGCGGAGGCGGGGGACAAGAAGGCCGCTCGCGCCCTGAAGGTGCTGGAGCGGCTGTCGTTCATGCTGTCGGGAGCCCAGCTCGGCATCACCGTCACCGGCCTGGTCGTCGGTTTCATCGCAGAGCCGTCGGTGTCGGCGCTGCTGAAGCCGGCCCTCTCCGGCATCGGCATCCCCGACGGCGCCGTCTCCGGCATTTCGGTCGTGCTCGCCTTCGTGCTGGCCACGGTCGTGCAGATGGTGCTGGGCGAGCTGGCGCCGAAGAACCTCGCCATCGCTGTCCCGGAGCGGCTGGCCAAGGCGCTGGCCGCCTCCACGCTGGCGTACCTGAAGGTCGTCGGCCCGGTGGTGCACGTCTTCGACGGCGCGGCGAACAAACTGCTGCGCAGGGTCGGCATCGAACCGGTCGAGGAACTCCACCACGGCGCCACCCTGGAGGAACTCGGCCATCTGATCGGCGAGTCCCATGAACAGGGCCATCTGCCGCGCCAGACGGCCGACCTGCTCGACCACGCCCTGGAGTTCTCCGACCGGACGCTGCACGAGGTGATGGTGCCGCGCGCCGACACGTTCTTCGTCCGCAAGGACGCCACCGCCGCCGAGGCGATCGACCTCATCGCCAAGCACGGCCACTCCAACTACCCCGTCCTCGGCGACCACCCCGACGACATCGCGGGCGTCCTCGGCGTCCGGGAACTGATGGCGCTGCCCGCCGACCGGTTCACGGAGACGAGGGCCGGAGCGGTGGCCCGCCGACCGCTGCTGCTGCCCGACACGCTGCCACTGCCGGACGCCGTGGAGCAGATGCGGGACCAGGACGACGAGTTCGCCGTGGTCCTGGACGAGCACGGCGGCGTGGCAGGCATCGTCACCTACGAGGACATCGCCGAGGAACTGGTCGGTGACATCGCCGACGAGCTGGACACCGTCACCGAAATCGCCGTCATGGACGGCGAGGCGTGGCTGGTGAACGCCGGGCGCCGCCTGGACGAGGTCGCCGAGGCGACCGGCGTCGAACTGCCCGAGGAGGAGGACTACGACACCGTGGCCGGCCTGATCGTCGACCGGCTGGGCCGCTTCCCCGCCATCGGTGACCGGCTCACCGTGGAACTCCCCGACGGAGGCTGTGTACGCATCGACGTACGCACCCTCGACCGGCACGTACCGGAGCGGGTGCGCATCGAGCGACTGGTGGCCGAGAAGACGGAGGAACCGGCATGA